In Trifolium pratense cultivar HEN17-A07 linkage group LG7, ARS_RC_1.1, whole genome shotgun sequence, a genomic segment contains:
- the LOC123899107 gene encoding uncharacterized protein LOC123899107, with protein MDHQDREIVINRWFDLRRRAVAQLMCAIVYLYVNLEGFDAPHFDFTVPETQSSDPSPIASGSKKKKLKVAKDKESNNEMIEMKESMNMVAEALREGNEIMRERQKYDLPPIFGQETWNLIEGCGCEAASLPEIYCAVMNDVNKLRMILQCPLEAHKAVIMQLVFGSSD; from the exons atGGATCATCAAGATCGAGAAATTGTTATTAATAGATGGTTTGATCTGCGTCGTAGAGCTGTAGCTCAACTTATGTGTGCAATTGTTTACCTTTAT GTGAATTTGGAGGGTTTTGATGCTCCTCATTTTGATTTTACTGTACCTGAAACACAATCATCAGACCCTTCTCCTATAGCAAGTGGTagtaaaaagaagaaattgaaagtGGCTAAGGATAAAGAGTCaaacaatgaaatgattgaaatGAAAGAGTCAATGAATATGGTTGCTGAGGCACTACGAGAAGGAAATGAAATAATGAGAGAACGTCAAAAATATGATCTGCCTCCAATTTTTGGTCAAGAAACATGGAATTTAATAGAGGGTTGCGGGTGTGAGGCAGCGTCATTGCCTGAGATATATTGTGCTGTCATGAACGATGTTAACAAGCTTAGAATGATTCTCCAATGTCCACTTGAAGCACACAAAGCTGTGATAATGCAACTGGTCTTTGGTTCATCTGATTAA